Below is a genomic region from Isosphaeraceae bacterium EP7.
ACAGGAGGCTTGGCCGGGGGCTGGTCAGGAGATTCGCACGTCGACCGATGCGGCCGGGAGCTCCCTCGGTGGCGACCCGGCCTTTCGATCGGGTCGAAGGAACATATCGGCCCGACCCGGGAGAATCCGTCGGACCATCTTGATTTACGCCGCCCGCGGAGGACCACGTCTGGACGTGTCGATTGTCGCTCGAGACCGATGACTCGGAAGCCCCGGAGGACGACTCTCAGGTGAGCTTGGTGCCGTACCAGACTCGACAGCCCCCGGGGGAAATCTGCGACACAGGAGAACTCACGATGTCAAAGTTCCAGGTTCTGGGAGTGGCAGCGCTGGCCTTCCTGACGATGACCCCCAACACCATGGCTCAGCGTGGGGGTGGGGCAGTCCGTACTGGCGTGCGCGGGGCGGTGGTCGGCGGAGTCGTGGGCGGTGAGGCCGGAGCGGCGACCGGCGCCAAGGTTGGTGCCGTGACCGGCGCTGTCCGATCCGTCAGTACAGAGGTCCAGGCTCGCAACCAATACCAAGCCACCGCGGCATACCAGAGCGCTCCGCGGTCGGATTTCAATCAAGCACCGCCGCAGGTGCTGGACCCCGCCCCGCCGGCGGTGGTAACCACCCCACCCGCGGGGACGCCCACCCGACCGACGGCGACCGCACCCGGCGCAGAGACTGTCCTGAGAATGGGTGACAAGCCCGTCGTTGGGATCACCTTTCCTTCCGATTGGAAGCAGGTCACCGGAGACCGCTATATCTCCGCCGTCAGTGCAGACGGGCAAGCTTATGCGATGATCGGCCCCCTGGAAGGGAAAGCGGACAAACAAGAGGGGGTCAAGCGTGTCCAGAAAGGGCTCCCGAATTACCTCAAGGACATCGAATATGACGAGTTGACCGTGACCAAACGCGGCACCGCCGTGTTGACCGGCACGGCAAAGGGGAAGAAGACCGGCGTCGACGTCGTATTCGCGGCTGGGGTCTTTGATGCGGGCGCTGGGCAACTCGTCGCGGCCGCATTCGTCGTCGATTCTCGGATTGAGGACTATTACAAGGAAACGATCCGCCAGATCTCCCAGACGATTCGAGTCGGGGACGATCTCGCGGCGAAGAAATAGAGGGATGTCCTCCCCGATGGCGGACGCCGAACTAGCCCACGCTCGACCTCAGGAGTCCCCCGATGCCCGATCCACGTGCTCGGCGTCTTGATCTGGCGAGAGTTCCCGAGTCGGGCCGGACGATCATCGGCCTGCTCGACGGCTGATGGGGGTCAGGTGAGGAGATTCGCGCGTCGACCGATACGGCCGGGAGTCACCTCGGTGGCGACCCGGCCATTCAATCGGGTCGGAAGGACGGTTGCCATGAATGCAGGTGACATCGCGTTGCTCAAGGTCAATGAGTCTTTCCGCGGCGTATCCGACGAGGCCGTGGACGATGTCGCGCGACACGCTCGGGCCACGCATCATGCCGCGGGGAGCGTCGTTCACGAGGCGAACGAGGTGCTGGCGACCGTCAGCTTCGTCCTCAATGGGCGGCTCAAGGCGGTACGGGTCGATCACCGCGGCGTCGAGTCGCTGTTCCGGATGATCGATCGCGGCGATCGGTACGGAAAGATGGTTGGCGTGCTCGCCGAACCGGTGCCGATCCGCGTCATTGCGCTGGAGCCGACCACGGTTCTGAGCCTCGACGACGAGCGGGCGATGGAACTGACGCTCCGCCCCCGGACCTGCGCCGTCTGTGGCTCACGACCTACGCCGGGCTCTTGAAGCGGCACTTCCAATCTACCGGTGCTTTCCGTCCCGATTTGCCGGAACGGCCAGGCGCCGATCGACGGCGGAATCGTCACTAACATCCCCGCGAACGAATTGGTGCCGATGGGGTGCAACTTCGTGATCGCCGTCAGCGTGACGGCCAAATAGGCTCGCCCGTTCTGAGGAACGTCAACGGTCAATAACAACCGCCCGAGCAGGCCTTTGAGCCAAATCGGGCCGATTTGACGCGAGGTCAACCTGTCGCCGGAGGGACGCGGTGTCATGGCCGATATCGAGACGCAACACACTAATTCAATACCACTTGCGCCATTCTTAAAAGTAAAGCCGTAGTCATTCTTCCCGGAAGTGCAACGGTCGCATCAGACCCGCCGCGCGGCGATGGTGGGCAAGGCCGGAGCAGGGCGGTCGGCCGGGCCCAGTGGGCCTCCAAGTCCGACGAGATTCGGCGTCAAGACTCACGACTGCCTTGAGATTGAAACTGAGTCTCAGTATCATGACCCGCAGTCAACGGTCCGTGCCGAGTCCATTCGGGCCCAGTGGCGGGGCCGTTGGGGTCATTGAGGAATTGCCCGATGTTGATGAAGACGCGGTGCCCGATCTGGGCGGTCGGGGCCATGCTGGCGGGTCTCGTCGGGGTGGCGGCGGCCGAGGATACTCCGAAGGGGGCCGAGGCGATCCAGCTCGACGTGCGGGTCCTGGGATACGACGCCAACAAGGACGGGTTCCTTGATGGGCCCGAGCTGCTGACGTTCGCCCGGACGGTTCCGCTCGACGATGCGCTCCAGACGTACATCGGCTTCCTCGTCGCCCTGGGCGGGGCCAGCGACGCGACGATCGACCGGGTCGTGGCCTTCGACGTCAACAAGGACGGCAAGGTCACCAAGGCCGAGCTGCCGCCGCGCTTCTTCGTCCTGATCGAGAAGGCCGACGCCGACAAGGACGGGGCCCTGGCGCTCGCCGAGATCAAGGAGATGGCGCAGGACATGGGGGCACTCAGCCTGCCGAGGGACCTGCTGCTGGAGCTGAACGGCCGGGGCGTGCCCCAGACCGCCGCCCGCGTGCTGCTCCAGGATGCCGACCGCGACGGCAAGGTCAGCCGCGCCGAGCTGGTCGGGCCGATCCTGGCGATCTTCGACCGGGCCGACGCCGACAAGGACGGCTCTCTGAACCCGGCCGAGATCAAGGTCATCGACGCCGAGCATGACCGCACCGGACTGCCCAGGGAGTTCAACGACCTGGACGGCCGGAGCGCCGACCGCGGCGGCGTGGCCAACGTCGAGCGGCTCTTGGCGTTCGATATTAACCACGACGGCAGGCTCACCAGGGTTGAGCTGCTCGGCAAGAAGCACGACCTGCTCGACCGGGTCGACGCCAACGGCGACGGGGTGCTCGACGCGGCCGAGCTGCAGATGTGGGAGCGCCGCGAGGCGCTGGTTTCCGGCCTGCAAACCCGCCGCGGCAGTGACGCGCCGAGCGCCTTCGAGAAGGCCCTGGGCTCGCACGGCTTCAGCGACGCCCAGACGCAGCAGGCGATCGCGCTGGTGAAGACCTATCGGGAGACGGTCCGCAAGCAGCCGACCGAGCTGCGTGCGCGGCTCCTGGATCAGCTTGCGGACACCCTGGGCGACGCGGCCTACCGGGCCTTCCAGGGGGACGTCATCGCGGCCCTCAAGGTTCGCGGCGGCGGGTTCAACGGCCAGTACATCCCGGCCACGAAGGTCGTCGAGCGCCTGCTCACGTTCGACACCGACGGCGACGGCCGACTGTCGACGGCCGAGGTCGACGCCATGCCCCCGCGCCTCGAGCATGTCACGCGCGTCCAGGACGCGCACCACGCCCAGCGCAGGTCCGTAGTCACCGAGTCCTCGGTCGACCGCATCACCGGGTTCGATGCCGACAAGGACGGCAAGGTCACCAAGGCCGAGCTGCCCGAGCGGCTTCAGGCGCTGCTGAAGGGCGGTGACACCAACCGCGATGAGGTCCTCGACGCCGCCGAGCTGGCCGTCATCGCCAATCAAGAGAGCTTCGATCGGTTCATCCAGGGCGCGGTCGGCGGGGTGAACGTCGCTCTCATCGAGGGGGCGGTCGACGACCTGAAGGATGGCGCGGCCCGGGCCAAGGCCCTGGACGTGCTGGCCGACTATCGCCAGGCGCTCCGCAGCTCGGCCGAGCAGGCCCGCGTGGAGTTGCAGTCGAAGCTCGTCGGAGTCCTCGGCGCCGCCGAGCTCCATGCGTTGCAGGATTCGCTGGCCGGCGGCGAATCGGGCCGTTGATCGATCGGCGAACGGCCGGGGGATGAGGTTCGCCCCTCGCCCCCGGCCGTTCGGCCCGCGGATTCTCCGGTTTAGCGTGAGACAGAGCGACCTTGATGGGATCAATCATGCCGCGAACGCTGATGAGTGGTGCCGCCCGGTCCCTGGTCCTGGTGCTTGTCCTCTCCGCGATGGCGGATGCAAGGGCCGCCGGCGAATTCGCGTTCCATCACGAGAACGTGATGGGCACGTCAATGGAGCTGCGCGTCAGGGCCGACGACTCCGGGGCCGCCGGCCGGGCTGAGGCCGCGGTGCTCGCGGAGATCGACCGGCTCTCGGCCATTCTCAGCGGTTATGACGGTTCGAGCGAGTTCCGCCGCTGGCAGAAAACCGTCGGCGTGCCGACCCCGGTTTCCGCCGAGCTGTTCGAGATGCTCGAACGCGCCGATGCCTGGAGGAGCCGG
It encodes:
- a CDS encoding cyclic nucleotide-binding domain-containing protein → MNAGDIALLKVNESFRGVSDEAVDDVARHARATHHAAGSVVHEANEVLATVSFVLNGRLKAVRVDHRGVESLFRMIDRGDRYGKMVGVLAEPVPIRVIALEPTTVLSLDDERAMELTLRPRTCAVCGSRPTPGS